A window of Longimicrobium sp. contains these coding sequences:
- a CDS encoding DUF2939 domain-containing protein — translation MAKKRSAFSSLLILAVLFAAVWMYFTPYLAMNRLQKAAKAGDTEALNELVDFPALRESVKTNVRSAVENSVGHDRNPLAVLGGLLAGAVAGPLVDAFVTPSGIAALTEGERPGQHRDGQQDGGVRVKNVKVERGYEGMDQFVVHFKDKTDGTEKMALVMHRDGLFHWKLTGIRLPAAHTAD, via the coding sequence ATGGCCAAGAAGAGAAGCGCATTTTCGTCGCTGCTGATCCTGGCGGTGCTGTTCGCCGCGGTGTGGATGTACTTCACCCCGTACCTGGCGATGAACCGCCTGCAGAAGGCCGCGAAGGCCGGCGACACCGAGGCGCTGAACGAGCTGGTCGACTTCCCCGCCCTGCGCGAGAGCGTGAAGACCAACGTCCGCTCGGCGGTCGAGAACTCGGTGGGGCACGACCGCAACCCGCTGGCGGTGCTGGGCGGGCTGCTGGCGGGCGCCGTGGCCGGACCGCTGGTGGACGCGTTCGTCACCCCCAGCGGCATCGCCGCGCTGACCGAGGGCGAGCGCCCGGGCCAGCACCGCGACGGCCAGCAGGACGGCGGCGTGCGCGTGAAGAACGTGAAGGTGGAGCGCGGCTACGAGGGGATGGACCAGTTCGTCGTGCACTTCAAGGACAAGACGGACGGGACGGAGAAGATGGCGCTGGTGATGCACCGCGACGGCCTCTTCCACTGGAAGCTCACCGGCATCCGCCTCCCCGCCGCGCACACCGCGGACTGA